In Gossypium hirsutum isolate 1008001.06 chromosome A10, Gossypium_hirsutum_v2.1, whole genome shotgun sequence, the DNA window aaaatttatatggttTTCACTCAAGCTCTGTATTAgattaagtatttatttattttactaaagtaaaaatttaaaggttataATTTTCTTAAAGTATTTTACTTTTGGTATATTTGGAACttaatatttatatctttattttcagaaatttagtctttttactctttgaatttaaaaatttaggtcaaTTTATTAACAGTGTTCgtgttcattttttttattaaatttgctggtatgacattttgaaattaaaaaaaatactcacttataTCCATATAAAAAAAGACATTGTAATGGACTTGAATTcaataaagaattttaatagtgccaacaatttttaaaaatttacatcattattttaattaaaatatttagactaactaatgacattataaatatTGAGATACCAAATTAtgtacaaataaaatatatagattaaatctcaaatttgagcAAAATATAGGAATCAAATTGAAATTCGACCATTCTTATAATCTAAAATAGTAGAGTAGAGGGATTAGAATTGAAATTTACCTATTATGTTCTCATGTCagtaaaaggaaaggaaaagaacaATGGACATGTTGCCATTGTGGAAGGCTGAAAACATaggaatgaaattgaaatttgatcATTCTTAAGTAGAGAGAGTGGAATTGAAATTTATCCACTGTGAAAtatgtttcattttattttcgcTTTTGGGTGCCTATTGTATGGTTAAATTTGTGAAAATActcaaaaattattaattaaaaatgacaaaCTAATTATtaagtgaataaattaataattaaattatagttttccaatatatatattatcagaaaaataattttttaagtgacaatatcttttttagatttttataaacGTCTGAGCCCTTACAAAATGTTGGCCAATTACCAGAGATTATTTTTACCAGCATTAATCCTAAATAGCTAGGAAAGTGTATTATAGAACTAACTAGTTTGTATGTCTATGTGATGGATGGGTTAATTGtgtatattaaatttaatgagtttttataattatatatatttttatttcatatttaatgTCCAGATTTATCTTGTTTAAAATTggataataaaaaacaaaatatatttgatatatataatttaataggTGTTTAttttgttgcggaagcgacgataatattaataacaatattatcagaaatatttagataattattatgccaacaattatactaagaaaattcccagttaaattggaggggtcacaatggtcccgcttaaaacccaacaactagacagaactcacttagatatttatagcaataataactaaataaatataaccaacataaagctattaaataaaagcaaacaaataagaaataaaataccagagttttaacgaggttcggccaatttagcttacgtcctcggacactaccaaattaatatttcctctagaaatattacaaaggagaagattttgggatgatacaaccaaagggggaggggttctatatataacaaaccaaaccccctccctttctatcttttcctaatgtgggatattgccaatattcaacaaatctccaccttggcgatattccacatcttcgaacatcttctcataacacaaacttcaatagtgtcttcaaatttgcgcCAACGACGCCATATCAAATGTGTCGGACATTGATCAAGTCTAAACAATGTTCAAACTTGGCCCTTGTAACCACTTTAGTCagcatatctgcaggattctccGTAGTGTGAATCTTTTGGAGAAGTATCTCCTCTTCTTCGAgaatttcccgcacaaagtgatagcGAACGTCTATGTGCTTCGTTCGTGCATGAaaaacttgattctttgctaaatgaatagcactctgactgtcagaATACACCTTAAGTTGTTTCTGACCAACTTCCAAGTCTTTAAGCAATCCATGAAGCCAAATTGCTTCCTTCACAGCCTCTGTAATTGCCATATACTCTGCCTCTGTTGTAGACAAAGCCACCGTGGACTGTAAGGTAGATTTCCAACTAACTGGCGCTTTCGctaaagtaaacaaatagccagTTGTAGACCGTCGCTTATCCAAATCACCTGCATAATTAGAATCACAATATCCAACTATGCATTGACCAAATGATTCATCCTGCTCGAATGCCAATCCGACATCTATGGTATTTTGGAGATACcgcagaatccatttcacagcttgccaatgaccCCTGCCCGGATCATGCATGAACCTGCTAACAACACTAACAGCCTGTGAAATATCTGGTCTCGTacataccattgcatacatcaagcttccAACTGCATttgcatatgggacttttgccatgtACTCTTGTTCTTCCTTAGTCGTTGGAGATAACTggttacttagtttaaaatgaggagcaagtggggtacttacaggttttgtaccTTCAGACATACCGAAACGTTGTAGTACCTTCTCCAAATACTGTTTTTGTGACAGCCAAAGTTTGCCCCTCTTTCTATCCCGagttatttccatgccgagaatcttcttagcttcccctaaatccttcatctcaaactctttactcaactgagccttcagtctATCAATCTCCATTTGGCTCTTTGCTGcaatcagcatatcatcaacatacaagagtaagtAGATGTAGGAATTATCTTGAAGCTTGCGCAAATACACACAATGATCGTATTTGCTTCTTTTGTACTTCTGGTCCTTCATGAACCTGTCAAATCGTTTGTACCATTgtctcggagattgtttcaatccgtaCAACGATTTGCTAAGTTTACACACCCAATTTTCTTTACCAGCAACCCTgtatccatctggctgagtcatatagatttcctccttCAAATCACCGTGTagaaacgcggtcttcacatcaagttgagctagctccaaattcaactgcgctaccaaggccaacaaaattctaatggaggaatgtttaacaactggagaaaatacctcattatagtcaattccctccttctgagcgtagcctttagccaCTAACCTTGCCTTGTAACGAACATCTTCTTTGTCGGGAAATCCTTCTTTCTTTGCAaatacccatttgcaaccaatcgccttcttcccttttggtagttgtgccaacttccacgtcttgtttttctctagagattgcatttcctcttccattgcacctaaccatctattattctctaaactctgaatggcttcggtgtaagtggatggaatattatcaacaactggaagtgcataagctaccatgtcagtgaaacgagctggtttctgaatttctcgtctctgccttctgactgcaattggctctgattgctgttgaggttcttgggtagaaacctcttcctcatctgactctgcatctgccaatgaagaatcactagtggtaccttctgctggaattaccacactctgctcaaactccacctgctgcggagtacactccacctgctgcgaagtactactcactccttctggatttaccttattcaacatggcagattcatgaaaggtaacatccctactgattatcgtcttctttgcctctagacaccacaaacgatatcccttaacaccagcattgaagcccatgaatagagccttctttgctcttggatctaactttgattctttcacatgataatatgcaatagaaccaaaaatgcgcaaggtgtcataatcagtagcaggttttccataccatttctccaaaggagtcttgccatttatagcagatgatggcaaatgattgatgagatgttgagcgtacgtcacagcctcagtccaaaactttctatctaatccagcattagataacatacatcgaactttctccacaagcgttcgattcatacgctctgccaccccattctgttgcggtgttccacctacggtgaagtgccttactatgccacaatcttggcatatcttcaggaaaggatcgcttttatattctccaccgttgtctgatcggagaaccttaatcttccttcctgtctgattttcaactttagttttccacttaaggaaaacttcaagcacctcatctttgttcttcataggaaacacccaaactcgtctggaaaaatcatcaataaaggtgacaaaataacgtcttcctccaagtgatggagtcttggacggtccccatacatcagaatgcacataatccagaatacctttagtattgtgaatcccagtgccaaatttcacccttcgttgttttcccagaacacaatgctcgcaaaattcaagtttgcaagtctttgtacctttcaataatccttgcttggctagagtttgcaaggatttttcaccagcatggcccaaacgcatatgccacagctgtgttgcctcagcgtccttcttggtactcgtaattgctgctgctgttgtcccgaccactgtactaccttggtagtaatacagattgttctttcttatgcctttcaacatcaccaatgctcctgaagttgctttaagaactccatctcgtattgtcacaactaggcctttagattctaacgaccccaaagagatgagattctttttcaactttgggacatatcgtacatcccgcaaaattctagtagatccatcatgactcctcagtttaattgaacctatcccggctattttacatgtgttatcattacccatgtaaacaaccccttcatctagtttttgaaattcaaagaaccattcccgaatgggacacatatgataggaacaaccagaatccatgatccactcatctgcatataatgttgaagatgtcatactaagagaaaagtctgactctgcttcactattgcattctgcaacatttgcatcttgcggagtcttcccttttttcttcaattttggacaatctttcttccaatgtcctttttctttgcaaaaagaacattcatctttggcaacagctcgacctttggactttcttctcttccccttagactgactttgctgacgacctcttgttaccaatgcttccactgctgcttcacctgaacctttcaacttatcctttcggcgtagttcatagctatacaatgcagcagttacttcattgaaagttacttccgattttccatgaagtagagtagtttcaaggtactcaaactcctcaggaagcgatcccaacaacattaacgccaagtcttcgtctttaaaagtcacatccaaattcaataaatcagccaccagctgattaaaattggtaatgtgctcgttcatcgtggtaccaggaacataactgaaacgaaacagtcttttcttcatatgtaacttattttgactgttcttcttcagaaatttctcctccaatgctttccacaatttacttgcagaagtctctttactgaatgtatacttctgctctctggaaagacatgatcgaattgtaccacatgccaatcggttgatggtcttccattctttatcatcaaccccttctggtttttcttcctcaatggcaatatctagaccctgttgaaagagggcatctagaagctcactttgccacatgccgaaatgacctgttccatcaaaaatttccactacaaatctcgtatttgcagttccaatcctcggcaaaatgtacgaagtggaagttgttgatatggatggtttttcttctgtcatttttgccatagcttctacttaatagccaccaaatgcagaatacccacaagctttaggaaatgtttctgatgtgtaagatcagactaagctgcaaacacagagcatactacaaaaccttggctctgataccaattgttgcggaagcgacgataatattaataacaatattatcagaaatatttagataattattatgccaacaattatactaagaaaattcccagttaaattggaggggtcacaatggtcccgcttaaaacccaacaactagacagaactcacttagatatttatagcaataataactaaataaatataaccaacataaagctattaaataaaagcaaacaaataagaaataaaataccagagttttaacgaggttcggccaatttagcttacgtcctcggacactaccaaattaatatttcctctagaaatattacaaaggagaagattttgggatgatacaaccaaagggggaggggttctatatataacaaaccaaaccccctccctttctatcttttcctaatgtgggatattgccaatattcaacataTTTGACTACAAAAGTTAAGTAAAACTTTGTAGTGATTTTAACAGGTTTGCTGAAATTACAGTGCAAAAAGGATGAAGATGCGTCTGAAAGCGTAAAAGAAGCAGCGGATTCAGTTAAAAATGCCGCACATTCCGTCTCTCACAACGTAAGATTATCAAACCTTAGCAACACAAATGTTGAAAAAGACAAGCATTGTTGTGGGTGTCTCTGTATTCACAAATTTTTCATGTGAATTTAGGTGAAAAAAATGTCTGATAAAGTAAGTGAAACAGCTGATGTTGTAAAAGAGAAAGCAACAGAAGTGATGTCATTGGGAGCAGCTAAAGTTGCCACACAGATTGTCAAGAAAaaacaagaaaaggaaaaggaaatgaagaagaataaaaaatacgATAAATGATTCTACAGTTTTTCTCACTTCAAAATTCTGTTTGTGTTGCTTATACTTTTCTTAAGCTATGAACATATATGGAAGGGTCGTAGTTAACACCCGACTATTTGGCTCAAGTAATGTCACTTTTCCACGTTTGGATTCTAAAAGTTGTCAATCATAACCATGCATTCCCAACAACATTAACATTTTGAAATATAACTAGAAGTCGCAAATGGGCGGGTTCCGATCGGACTTTCTTTTATTTCAGATATTTTTGGGCTCATATCAACTTAGGCTCGAGCTTAGATTTTTCGGGATCGGATCAAGCCAAGTAGACTTTAAcggtttcaaaaaaaattaattttttaaattataaatattttaatttcgaatgtaatactttattttatatttatacgaTGACAACACAATTCAGATTtgtcttataaaaaaatataaattatatatatttaatagagttcttttataaaaataatattaaattgttaattgtatgTAAAACTTATCCTATGATATGTATATTAATTagcaaaaatatattttattttttattatcatattatattgacacttgaacattttttttatctttcttattaAATTTAGAAAGCTaacattcatatttcaaaatatttattccaaaattcaaatatattatactaagcCTAAATCCAAATAATGTACCCAttatgtaacacccaaaaatatATAGGGTTAGAAATTTATTAAATCACTAAGAAACTTAGTTTTAATGGTTATGTGACTAGAGAAATCTCTAAGAATTCTTAGGTTCAAGCCCCATTCTTCccatttttttttcctattttctcAGCAACTAATGAACAAAATCAAACTAGTATAGATAGTAAATGTGATAGAAATATGTCAAGTATGAGTACCAGCCCAAATGGTAAAGCCTTAACATTCCATTTTTCACTCCCTAGGTTTACGTCATGCCACTCTCCCTTCATATTTCTTGGCAAGAAGAGCAATTTGCACAATCAACCCTAAAATTTGAAAACCCTAattatttaatcttatttttcaaatcaaaatagaactttaactttctctttccAATTGAACACAGAGTTCACTTTCTTTTCCCTTATTTCTTCCACTATTCTTTTTTATCTTCCCCTTTTGCAATTATTTTCTTTACATTGtcgaaaatattattttgatccTGAGTTTGAAATCGAGCCTCATTCAACCGGTTTTATAATTGATTTAGGGTAACACCGTCAAATCCTGTCTTAAACATTGCCAAGAATCAGTAGTAATATTTCAATTCCGACGTTTAGAAATCAAAATACTTataatgtcacatcccaaaaatctgGTTAGTAGGAATTGAGTTAGTAAATCAAGCGTAGTCACGCCCTAATTTTCATAAGGTTATCTTTGcacatttgataataaataagtatttgGTCTAATGGTTTAGTACTCTTTGTAAGCTTGAGGTTATATGTTTGAATCCCTTTCCTCGaattttgggtatttttttttatttcttcaccTAGCTTATCACGTTAGGGGTATCTTTAATTTTTCGTATGTTTGTTAACAAGGATGAGCATATTGGTTCAGTGGTAAGGCTTTAGCTTACCTATAGGTCCCAAATTTGAGTCTTGATGCATGCAAAAGTGGAATTATTTTTATTCTCCCTGCTATGCTACTGAAAGCTATCAGGAACTgagttaaactcaaattttaagcaATTTGTTTAAGATAAATAACTAACTAGATTAGTTGGGATataatctctcttttttttaaagataGAGAGATTATATCCTAAAAAAATCTCCTTATACCATCCCCTCTTTCCCCTATTTTCTCTACTTTTTGATTTTCTTCACACTTTTGGTTTTTGCACACTTTTTTCTGTCATTTTTCCCCTTTTgttactcttttcttttcttttcttttccgtTTTTCCTTATTTTCCTACCTAGAAAacctttcttatttctttatctTTCTCTTTTGTTGTTTCTATCTGCTATCTTATTGTTGTTTAGACTTTAAGTTTCTATGtcgttattttttttattcgttTTGGCCGTGTGAGGTAAGGAATTTTCATATAGTAACCATTCTCTTCTTAGGATTGCTATTTATCTACTTATTTTAAATGCATTATGAGGGAGGTTTGTGGTGGAGGTTTTGGCTTAATGGTATTGGTCTActcattttgattttgtttaggTGAGGATCGGGAGGCGAATCTGTAAACTCTAATTTTTATAGGgtttttatgattgtttttaactcctttttacttaaaataatattaatcttgagtaattaatccctatttcagtgaattttgtttatattttaaatacgtGAATGATTTAAGGAAGAatgtaattttatgttatttcgtATTAAATTTATGCATGATTTAATTGTTTTCTGCTAcatgttaattttgaatttatttaatgcaGTTGGACCAAGAAAATTATGCATgaattatgtataaaataaagATTCATGGACATGCCTGAATTCACTCTACATGGACGATAAACACATGCAAAAATGGGTCATGGGGAAGGTAATTGGATCCAATTGAAGTTGGGTCAATTGATGGACAAGTCTAGTGAACAAATGGGTCACCAAACCGTCCAAATAAAGAAGAATGAGCCCAATTCAGCACAAGCATGTTGGTTGCCAAAAATCAATTTTGGGATATTTATTGGAGGTCCCTACAGTTGAAATTAAATCAGAAAAGAGCCCATGAAGTTTTCCTTTGAAACCGTCCAACCCTTGCTTGATTCTATCATGATTTCATGTTTGAATCAAGCAACCATCATCCACCATTTCCCACAATATGTGGTCGGCCAGGCAAAGGAGTAAATAGGGGggaattttcattatttttagtaaattcatcCACCAACCTTCACTATAAATACCCACCTTTATTCCCCATTTCAAATAATCCCTACATCCCTCATTCAActattctctcattttctttttggcCAGCCAATAAAACCTTGAAAAAATCATCTCTTGGCTGGCCACCTTGAAAAGCCATTAGCACAAAAGCAACACAAGGATTAGAGGAGAACATCTTCAATCAGAGTTCTCGAGACTGCTGATTCGATAtagtttattcttcctttactttgttattttgattttaatcatgtttgcaatGTGATTTGTTATCTTGtcatcaacaatggtagcttaaATTTGTTTAGCTACAATTGCATTGATTCAATGAAGTTTGTTTAAATCAGGTTTATAGTGTTTGTGCCTCAgccgatcatgttttcaattaaactcaagtatgtatttcattcatatgtgattggatgcattagaattagATGAGTGATACTGACCAGATGACGGTTAGTAGATGCAATAACtgaaatgtgcatgcttaatttagatcttGACCCGACTGAGttgaaggttcataataactttaatgagctctattatcttgcatagtttttaggtttatgtgattaaattgtttcaaacctgacccttccctgttacttcacatgaattctaTGATCAGTAAAATTCATgttttactaagtaaaagattaCAAGAGAACTTAATTTGGTTTCAAAACTCATGAAAGACCGAGTTGCCATAGAATATTTTCCAAACACTGTTAAACATGAAGAAAATGAACTAAGTTGAAAGATGTAATTATCCTACATATTCATGTTATTGGTTGTTGAATTTTATGTCTTTGCTGCTAAATTCATTTCATACATCTCATTTCATAATTGGCATTTAGATTAAATTGCCTTAGGGATCATCTTGCATTTAGATAGCTTAATCATCATCACTCAATATGTTGTGTTTTTATCAccaaatttttaactttaatctTGCAAAATATTGATTAACATGCATAGTCCCTGTGGAaacgataactcttttacttacttattacttgataatgactgtgtacactaGCACCAATCGAGCGTTACAGAATCCTCCTCCGGCGAACTGACGATTTAGATTGGTGATCTTGGATCATTGGTTTAAGGTGTGTGTTTTTTCTAGTGTGATAAGTATATAGCATGTTCTGATTTTTG includes these proteins:
- the LOC121208453 gene encoding uncharacterized protein; the protein is MSTQKLTVNLPTFLPATAKGGRSPRAFFTTARPLQCKKDEDASESVKEAADSVKNAAHSVSHNVKKMSDKVSETADVVKEKATEVMSLGAAKVATQIVKKKQEKEKEMKKNKKYDK